A single window of Anaerocolumna chitinilytica DNA harbors:
- a CDS encoding Ldh family oxidoreductase codes for MSVKSNIVDWNTITSFVTEAFIGYGIPEEDAKICADVLLESDKRGIESHGVNRFKPIYLDRIKAGIQSPVTNFEILKETPTTAVVDGHDGMGQVIGVKSMSLAIEKAKRYGMGMVVARNSTHYGIAGYYATMATKAGCIGITGTNARPSIAPTFGVENMLGTNPLTFGMPTDEDFPFVLDCATSITQRGRIEYYSRVGKQTPAGMVIGRDGETITDSDQILTDLNTGHAALAPLGGIGEELAGYKGYGYATVVEILSAALQQGNFLLGLTGIDENGKRGPYHLGHFFIAIDTEAFMGLEAFKKTCGDILRELRDSQKAPGCERIYTAGEKEYLIWQKRKDSGVPISEAVQQELIKVRDELGLTKYKFPFE; via the coding sequence AGAAGAGGATGCCAAGATCTGCGCGGATGTATTGCTGGAATCGGATAAAAGAGGAATAGAATCCCATGGTGTTAACCGCTTCAAACCAATCTATCTGGACCGTATAAAAGCAGGTATTCAAAGTCCCGTTACAAACTTTGAGATTCTAAAAGAAACGCCAACAACAGCAGTTGTAGATGGACATGATGGCATGGGGCAGGTAATCGGTGTAAAGTCTATGAGTCTGGCAATTGAAAAAGCCAAGAGGTATGGGATGGGCATGGTTGTGGCTCGTAATTCGACTCATTATGGCATCGCTGGTTATTATGCTACCATGGCAACCAAAGCCGGCTGTATAGGCATTACCGGGACGAATGCAAGACCATCAATCGCACCAACCTTCGGAGTTGAGAATATGCTTGGAACCAATCCTCTTACCTTTGGTATGCCTACAGATGAAGATTTCCCTTTTGTGCTTGATTGTGCAACCTCGATAACTCAGCGTGGACGCATTGAGTATTATTCACGTGTTGGTAAACAGACGCCAGCCGGTATGGTAATAGGGAGGGATGGGGAAACCATAACGGATTCTGATCAGATATTAACCGACTTGAATACCGGACATGCGGCACTTGCACCTCTGGGAGGAATTGGTGAGGAACTTGCGGGTTATAAAGGCTATGGATATGCTACAGTGGTGGAAATTCTTTCCGCAGCATTACAACAGGGAAATTTTCTTCTGGGATTAACCGGCATTGATGAAAATGGAAAAAGAGGACCTTATCATTTGGGGCATTTCTTTATTGCAATTGATACAGAAGCATTTATGGGGTTGGAAGCCTTTAAAAAGACATGTGGAGATATACTGCGTGAACTCAGAGATTCCCAAAAAGCACCGGGGTGTGAACGTATTTATACAGCAGGGGAAAAAGAGTATCTCATCTGGCAGAAACGCAAGGACAGCGGAGTTCCGATTAGTGAGGCCGTACAACAGGAATTAATAAAAGTTCGAGATGAACTTGGCTTAACAAAATATAAATTTCCGTTTGAATAG
- a CDS encoding P1 family peptidase → MIHEDSKVLVNTIGGLTDVPGILVGTAEDESGRTGCTVVICPNGAVPGVSVVGGNPGTMETDSIRPGTKEDPVQAVLLTGGSRFGLAAASGVMRWLYEQRIAEVPHVPAAVIFDLLYARGSNPPDAALGYAACQAANNGPVKEGNYGAGAGATIGKFYGESMKGGQGSASIHIPGGPVVAALAIVNPLGDVWDHGRIVVGALCPDGKFVNQTKLMLEGVPSYLFSEMNTTIAVIATTAQLNKAEASRVAALAQDGMARAISPVHTQWDGDTVFCLATGADSNYYKGDAAITVIGTAAAVVLEKAIIRGALAAQTKITNGCTGDGA, encoded by the coding sequence ATGATCCATGAGGATTCCAAGGTTTTAGTGAATACTATAGGAGGTCTAACAGATGTTCCGGGAATTCTAGTTGGGACTGCTGAGGACGAAAGCGGACGTACAGGATGTACAGTAGTTATATGCCCCAACGGAGCAGTTCCGGGGGTATCAGTAGTTGGAGGAAATCCAGGCACCATGGAAACAGACAGCATTCGTCCCGGTACCAAAGAAGACCCGGTGCAGGCTGTCCTGCTCACTGGAGGAAGTAGATTTGGATTGGCTGCGGCTAGTGGAGTAATGCGATGGCTTTATGAACAACGGATTGCAGAGGTACCCCATGTACCGGCTGCCGTCATATTTGACCTGCTTTATGCCAGGGGCTCAAACCCGCCTGATGCCGCATTAGGATATGCCGCCTGCCAGGCAGCTAATAACGGTCCTGTAAAAGAAGGAAATTATGGTGCCGGTGCAGGAGCAACTATTGGTAAATTCTATGGTGAGTCAATGAAAGGCGGACAGGGCAGTGCATCTATTCATATTCCGGGAGGGCCAGTAGTTGCGGCTTTAGCAATTGTCAATCCGCTTGGAGATGTTTGGGATCATGGACGTATTGTGGTTGGAGCATTATGTCCAGATGGTAAATTTGTGAATCAGACAAAGTTAATGTTAGAGGGAGTACCATCCTATCTGTTTAGTGAAATGAATACCACAATTGCAGTAATAGCTACAACTGCACAGCTTAATAAGGCAGAAGCCAGCAGAGTGGCTGCTCTTGCACAGGATGGTATGGCACGTGCAATTTCACCAGTGCATACACAGTGGGATGGGGATACGGTCTTTTGTCTGGCGACAGGCGCTGATTCCAATTATTATAAAGGTGATGCTGCTATCACAGTGATAGGTACTGCTGCTGCAGTAGTTCTTGAAAAAGCGATTATACGCGGAGCCTTAGCTGCACAAACTAAAATAACGAATGGTTGTACCGGAGATGGTGCATAA
- a CDS encoding arylsulfotransferase family protein, translating into MNQENLYDKENLHLQIDNSEQQVWNFISAPDLHPMKVTVNVAKYRSAPGFIFVAPYTLYEATMIGQTGSLIMDQSGNPIWFNPLCSTYIQNSDFRVQAYHEHPVLTMWQGTISGTQSSELNLPAGDPEPGAYYLILNQHYDIIKKISARNGFTSDLHEFTITNRNTALFTAIKQVPADLTPYGGPKEGYIDDYSIQEIDIETGKLLFFWNALSHINPGESMLPAASAAESNNIWDCYHMNSIDEGPDNSLLISMRNMWAIYKLDKETGNIIWQLGGKHSDFTISPDASFSWQHDARYRADNRISMFDDACCASSTSPPQCQSHGLILELDFCNMTAIALRKYFHCPPLYVPSQGNVQKLPNGNQLIGWGQKPYLSEFEEAGNTISEPCINILYDVQFPNENMSYRAFKNKWIGLPLYSPSIAAVKTSDCTEIYASWNGSTETAAWQVLSGPSPCCLTVIIERLPRTGFETHAKINSECAYYQVNALDSCGHVIGTSRIIHLNGQ; encoded by the coding sequence ATGAATCAGGAGAATCTCTATGATAAGGAGAACTTACATTTACAGATAGATAATTCAGAACAACAGGTGTGGAATTTTATCTCGGCACCTGATCTACATCCTATGAAGGTAACAGTAAATGTAGCCAAGTACAGATCAGCACCCGGTTTCATATTTGTAGCGCCTTATACTTTATACGAAGCCACTATGATAGGACAGACAGGTTCATTAATTATGGATCAGTCCGGCAATCCGATATGGTTTAATCCCTTATGCAGTACTTATATTCAAAATAGTGACTTTCGAGTCCAAGCTTACCACGAACATCCGGTTCTTACTATGTGGCAGGGTACCATATCCGGGACTCAATCCTCAGAGTTAAATCTGCCGGCAGGAGATCCGGAACCTGGTGCATATTATCTTATTCTAAATCAGCACTACGACATCATCAAGAAAATCTCAGCACGTAATGGGTTTACTTCTGATTTGCATGAATTTACTATCACTAACCGAAATACCGCATTATTTACAGCCATAAAGCAGGTACCTGCTGATCTTACTCCATATGGCGGCCCGAAAGAGGGCTATATTGATGATTACTCCATTCAGGAAATTGATATTGAAACAGGAAAATTATTATTTTTTTGGAATGCCCTCTCCCATATTAATCCAGGCGAGTCCATGCTGCCTGCCGCTTCAGCTGCTGAAAGTAACAATATATGGGATTGTTATCACATGAATTCCATCGATGAAGGGCCTGATAATTCACTGCTCATTAGCATGCGTAATATGTGGGCAATATATAAGCTTGATAAAGAAACCGGAAATATTATCTGGCAGTTAGGCGGAAAGCACAGCGATTTTACAATAAGTCCAGATGCTTCTTTTTCCTGGCAGCATGACGCCAGATATAGAGCCGATAACCGAATAAGTATGTTCGATGATGCCTGCTGCGCATCTTCTACCTCTCCGCCTCAATGCCAATCACATGGTCTGATCCTTGAACTCGATTTCTGTAACATGACTGCTATTGCCCTTCGGAAATATTTTCACTGTCCGCCGTTATATGTTCCCAGTCAAGGAAATGTACAAAAGCTTCCGAATGGTAATCAGCTTATTGGATGGGGCCAGAAACCTTATCTTTCTGAGTTTGAAGAAGCGGGTAATACCATATCAGAACCATGTATAAATATTTTATATGATGTACAATTTCCCAATGAAAATATGTCTTATCGTGCATTTAAGAATAAATGGATTGGTCTTCCTCTATATTCTCCAAGTATTGCAGCTGTTAAAACTTCTGACTGTACTGAGATATATGCTTCGTGGAATGGTTCCACCGAAACTGCCGCGTGGCAAGTGCTTTCGGGGCCATCACCCTGTTGTCTTACCGTTATAATAGAAAGACTGCCTAGAACCGGGTTTGAGACTCATGCTAAAATAAATTCTGAATGTGCTTATTATCAGGTAAATGCTTTAGATTCCTGTGGTCATGTCATCGGTACCTCAAGAATTATTCATTTAAATGGCCAGTGA